ATggaattctccaatttatggggagatgctgtccgattttctacttgatttattgtTGTGTGTGGTGTTGTTTagtcattttctcattttcatcaCGCTCTGAAGGTCAGGGCGTGACAATATAAGTCCAAATAAAAATGAACCAATTGGAGAAGCAAGCCCCAGACAAAAACCTTACGggggcatttggttcataattgtgtgagatgagcatgagatgaggaggaggtgagtgtgagatgagcatgatcatgtttggtataaaataaagagtgagcatgagtgtgagaatattaatagtacaattttcatattactcttttttcttttcagaaaataaaacaatattttctaACAAGGGTAAAAGAGTATTTTACAAATCAAAACTGATACTCACTTGTGGAGAATAACCATCCTCCAAATAGCCACAAAGGGATAATAGAGGGTGAAATGGGTTTGGGATTCCACCctccaaaactcaaccaaacaagagaatatttTATCCCACCCTCATCTCACTCTCATTCCCCCTtaaaacaccaaccaaatatcCCGTTAGTATTGTCTTGAATGAACATAAGAGAAACACGATTCCAAGGCAAGACCTTCCAGAGAGATCTTCAAGTGGCGCGAAAGAGAAGAAACTGCAATTGTATTATGTAtaagtgtaatttttttaaaaaaaaaaaaacctgcacTGGGCTACAATCCAGTGCAATCCCCCGTCCCTCCACCCCTGACTACACTAGTTTAATTGTTTCTTGTGTTAAAGTTGGAACTAAATGACGCTCGATCATTTAGTTCCGTTGAATTTTTATCAAAGCATAATGATGTATGTGGTGGTAGAGGTGAGTATGTGGTCCAATGATAGAGTTGTAAGGGTACAACTTAGACGTCataagttcaattcttgaaaacaatctctctacatattatgtgatgTAAGGTATGTAAATTATTACGTCAGTCTCCCACCCGACCTTACCCATTGTAGGAGTCTTGTATACAAGaattatttacttttcttacctGGTGATTTTTGTGGTGGTCGCTTTCCCTCTAAAAATCGTTAGGCTTGATCAAGTGAGGGAGATGGTGATTTTCCATGACCAAAGCTCACAATAAAAATACTGGTGCGATCGAAAACCACATTATTTCATACGTTTTCTTATGGAATTATCCTTTGAAACGAATAGATAACATATATTTCCTAGCCTCTTTTTCAGATTCCATTATCTTCTTAGCCCTCTTTTTTTTAGCTTTGCCATCTGAAATGTATCCACCAAACATGACAACTCATCAATATCATACGACACTCTTCTTCCAATAATGCACAGGCACCATAATTTCTTACACTCTTGTctcataaatattattttattctttttgggCCCAAACTACCACTATACATATATGGATATATGGTGGGGTATGGTGTGTTGGAGATCCTATAGTTAGTGATTAGATAGAATCtgttatttgttcattttgagtGGGAGTCTGATCATTTCTGCTTGTGACCACCAGATCCAAAGTCATTTTACAACTCCCAGACAGAGCAGTGTCTATATTTAATTTGAACTGCAAATTAATAATCTTTGtcacaaataattaattatacaaCTTTTTATTGCAAAACAGGTGATTCGCAAACAATCATAgataataaaacaatataatgaAGCAATCgaaaatagagagaagaaaacaataacAAAGAATTTATGTGGTTTGGCAATTTGCCTATGTCCATGGGGTTTATGgttgttttcaatataggaaTTTCAGTAGTACATTCGGTTAGGGTTTTAACCCTTATATATCAACTATCTAGGTACTCCACTAATACGTTACACTAtctttttgcacaatttccccTTCCTTATAATTTTTAGGCATTAAGTACTACTTCTAATATGAGCCATTATTAAAAACTATTCTTCAAAAAAATATCTCTGTGTTTCTAAGTTTGCGTAAATATCCTGGTAACTGAAATCCCATTTTTTGATCTTAAAATCATGACAACTCACTTTTTAAccaattaatgttttttttttatagaaaaaagacaaataaagtGATGGGTGGATAACGTGTATGATCTGAGACTCTTCATACCATGAAGCATGCTACCCCacctaattttaattttaattttatttgttgtttCCTTGTGTATTCCAATATTTGAATTTCTTACCAACCATTTTATATATTGTTTGATAAATCACTCCAAAAATGCGAAAGATTCAGATCCTGCATCAGAAATTCACTCAAGTGAACAGACTGAATTGGATTTCTcgcaaataaaacaagaaatgGGACCAcagaatattaatattaattgcgTTTTGAGTTGGGTtaactacatttttttttttattgttaatggGACCAccttggtgtatatatatacacgttaaAAAGCATACATAGTAATCTAAACTTATTGAATCTCTCCTCCTTTCTCATATAGGCTGTAGCCATACGCCATGTCTGGTCCTTGGAACAAACATGTGCTCATCACAGCTTACTTGCTATGTGTTGTTGTTGCTCCATGTCTATCAGAGCTTGAGCGATTCGCTCACGCCCCGAAACCAGATGGCTCTCTTAGCTTTCTTGTCGTCGGAGACTGGGGAAGGAGAGGTGGTTACAATCAATCTAAAGTTGCTCTCCAGGTTATCTCATCATCATCCATTTCATTAGTAATCTTTTCCTTGTACGTAGATTTGATTGGCCAAGACTTCTATTCATACATAAATTTATTAATCATTGATGGCttacttttctcttcttttttttttgtttgtccaGAGATAATGTTTTGCTGTGGTTTAGTGATATAATAATTTAATGGGAGAGCATATCAATGTGGTTTTATTGAatctaaccaaaaaaaaatacattttgaGACTAAACAAATCACATTTTTGGGAACTTAATTAACTAGGGGAGGCATTAATTGGGTTGCTAGAAGAGTAACAAGTACCTAAGAAAGTGATACAAGAAAGCTAGTCCAATGAAGGCACGCCAccaaattattttgaatttttaaatcaatgctttgttttattgTCATATGGGTTTTTGTTGCTTTGTGTGGGGGGTATTATGCTTTTATTACAAGGAAGATTCCTCGATCTTTCCAGCCCAAGGCATATTATTGGTATCAAATTATGTCTTTGGGTCCACATATTACCCTTTCAATTTTAATAATGTCATAGACAAATGAGAGTTTAGCATTAATGATTGTACAAGAAACAGATTGAAATCTGAGATTAAAAGAGTGGAGCTTTTTTTTCCAGACTAACCTCTTTTGAAAATGTATCCACACAAAGCAGTAAACACAAAGCTAATAATATCATAGATATGAGTAGGGTTGGTAATTTCGACATGGTATCAAAGGATTGTCTTAGTCCTATTGGACGAACCTCCATCTATCCACTTGTTGGATCTGACATAACCTAATACATATGTGTGAAGGAGTGTTACGAGTTGATatgtcccacatcgcttggcCAAGCCAAGTGATGTGGGTTTATATGAGATAACCCACTCTCACATGTTTGAGGCTTTTTCTCTTGGGCTTAAGTACCATTAAATGAGATTGTCCAGGGCGAACAAAGTCATGTGGATCTGATGTATTTCCGGGATCGGTAAACTCAAAACGGACAATGTCATGGATGTGAATAGGTTTGAGATTTTCAACGGTCAACTATATGTTAATCATTCTTATCTAACAAATAAACTGATCAATTAGACATTTAGAAATCAAGTCTTCTCATTTGGATTCTTAATTATCTAGGGGAGGCATTAATTGGGTTgcgagaagaaaaagaaactactAGCAAAGATAGTAGTGATACAAGATAGCTAGTCCAATGAAGGCACGCCAccaaattattttgaatttttaaatcaatattttgttttattatcttTTGGGTTTTTCTAGCTTTGTGTCAGTGGTACTGTGCTTTTATTTCAAGGAAGATTCCTTGATCTTTCTAGCTTGATGCATATTATTGGTATCTAAGTATATACGCGTTTGGGTTCCCGTCAGATCTAAAAACTCCACAATTCGTTTAATATTCTACAGTTTATAATTTGAGAAGTGTGTCACATTACATCATACttttgtttctcaatttttaaaatttatctaacTTTTTCTCTATCATTAGATGTGAATTATAGACTCTATAGAATTGCGAAGGGTCTAAATCCACGTCAAGCTACCTATAAAAGTACTTATTGGCCTTTCAATTTTAATAATCTGATACTTCAGGGGTtcgaatatatataaatcaatcaTCTAATTATCCActttaattctttttcttttttttttgagtgacATAAATAACTTCTATGATTGATGCCCTACCAATATATACTTTTTATTCTatgtatttaattttatatgatCCAGATGGGCAATGTTGGAGAAGAATTGGACATTGATTTTGTAATCTCGACTGGAGATAATTTTTATGATGATGGACTCACTGGTGTGGATGATCCAGCATTCCACCAATCATTTATGGACATCTACACATCTCCTAGCTTGCAAAAGCAATGGTATAATGGTATGTCATTAATTAAATATAGAACTTTTATTTAAGCATAGATCTTAATCccttaattataaatttaagcCTACAATTAGATATGTAATTATGCTGCAGTTTTAGGTAATCATGACTATAGGGGTGATGTTGAGGCACAACTGAGTCCAGTCCTTAGAGAAATGGATAGCAGATGGATTTGCTTGAGATCTTTTATCGTAAATACTGGTAAACCGAGTATTTTCGTTTACATGATTATTAGACACCTAACATCTTATTTCATGAAACggaattttttgattttcttttatcttgtcCACTTGGGCAGAAATTGCAGAATTTTTCTTTGTGGACACAACTCCTTTTGTAGACAAATACTTTGTGGAGCCAGAGGACCATGTCTATGACTGGAGAGGAGTACTGCCAAGGCATCAATACCTTTCTAATCTCctaaaggtaattaattaattttcaatcataattaattaagaaattaTTGAATTTATGCATGCCTAATTAATTGGGTTTTGTGATGATATTATATAGGATGTGGATTCAGCTTTaaaagaatcaaaatcaaaatggaaGATTGTGGTGGGTCACCATACAATGAGAAGTGTTGGACATCATGGGGACACCATTGAAATCCGAACCCAACTCCTTCCAATCCTCAAGGTAcagttaaattaaaaaaaaattatgcacatATTaagtttcttttatatatatatatatatatatatatatatatacacaaaaattctcttatgcggatgTCCGTAACTTAATAACTTACACACTGCACTTTTTAAATGTTTTCAAAAGTGATATAATAAGTGGGACCAACTACTTTGGGTCCCATATGTTTTAAATCGATGATGAGATTGAGATGCGTAAGTTAATATAATTTGTgggtgtccgcataagagaattctcgtatatatatatctacagaTTTAGTGGCACTATTTGAAGCTAATTAGTCTACATTTTCAGGCGAACAAAGTTGATCTTTACATAAACGGACATGACCATTGCTTGGAACACATTAGTAGCAGAGACAGGTAATTCAACAATAAGTTATAATAGATATAAGATTCAGTTTAAATAGCTAGTGTatgaaaaaacaatattaattcttaattaattatatgtatgTGCAGTGATATTCAGTACTTAACAAGTGGTGGAGGGTCAAAGTCATGGAAGGGTGATGTGGATCCATTGAATCACAAGGAAATAAAGTTGTATTATGATGGACAAGGTTTCATGTCTGCACAAATCACTCAAACCCAAATTGACGTGGCATTCTATGACATTTTTGGGAATGTTATGCACAAATGGAGCACATACAAGCAACTTCTTCGCTCTGATGCCTAGACAACTACTCTAAACAATATTGTCTGTGTACCAGAACAGCTTCATTAAGATCTAAAAGCCAGCTATTATCTTTGTACCTgtggtgtgtatgtatgtatgtcagaaattctcttatgcggacactCATAAATTATATTATCTTACGCATCTCAATcgcaccattgatttgaaacatgtgagacctAAAATAGTGAATTACActtgtcattttattttttaaaacacttaaaaaatgaAGTGCACAAGTTATTATTAATATACAGACGTCCATAGTAGAGaatttttatgtatatatataacttgatatttagggtttaacgCATGCTTGaagtgtgaatttttttttactaaatctCAATTGTCTATGAGATTTGACAGTTGAGATTTCAGTCCCTATTTTGAATCCGTAAAGAGTAACATGTCCCAGGTGTAATAATCAAGATTTGATTAAAATTTGATATGATTACAGGCTACCTAACATTAGTGTTTGTTAGGTAAATCAAGATTTGACTAAAATTTGTTATGGCTACAGGTTACCTAACATTATTGTTTGATTGGTAAATGCAGATCATTGTTCAAAAAAGTcacttttatattatattattgggATATTATTCCATGCATATATTCCCAATAGATTCTTCAAAAAAGCCATGTTGAAATATTTAATGTACGTCCACCTCACTCAAGTTTTCAACCTAACTAGTTAGTTGATGATGTGGTCACGACTCAAGTTTTCAACCTAACTAGTTAGTTGATGATGTGGTCACGAGTATGTCTAATATTCCACAACATATGGATAGTGGATAGTCAAAGCTAATCAACTTCATAAACACTCTTACTATTCTTAAATAAATTACTGTATGGGAAAATTAGAGGAAATTATAAATTGGGGTGTATGTCATATTTCGATAGGTTCactggattaaaaaaaaagaaataactaaACCTAACATCTAAAcctaaatcaaaacaagaaagaatatAAACAACATATCTAAAACTTTTTCAgctttaaa
The window above is part of the Tripterygium wilfordii isolate XIE 37 chromosome 3, ASM1340144v1, whole genome shotgun sequence genome. Proteins encoded here:
- the LOC119986934 gene encoding purple acid phosphatase 8-like, with the protein product MSGPWNKHVLITAYLLCVVVAPCLSELERFAHAPKPDGSLSFLVVGDWGRRGGYNQSKVALQMGNVGEELDIDFVISTGDNFYDDGLTGVDDPAFHQSFMDIYTSPSLQKQWYNVLGNHDYRGDVEAQLSPVLREMDSRWICLRSFIVNTEIAEFFFVDTTPFVDKYFVEPEDHVYDWRGVLPRHQYLSNLLKDVDSALKESKSKWKIVVGHHTMRSVGHHGDTIEIRTQLLPILKANKVDLYINGHDHCLEHISSRDSDIQYLTSGGGSKSWKGDVDPLNHKEIKLYYDGQGFMSAQITQTQIDVAFYDIFGNVMHKWSTYKQLLRSDA